Part of the Halalkalibacter krulwichiae genome is shown below.
AACGAGAATTGTAGTGAAGAAAATAGAGGAAGAGTCAAAAAGCGAGTAAACAATTTGTTTATCTCGCTTTTTGTTTTGGTTTTGGAATGGACCAAACTGCTATCAAAACAATTATTAATGTTGAAAGGAAAAAGGCACTGAATGGTATAGGGAATAATAATGAATCCATCCAATATAGTAAAATGACAGGTAAAGTAAGGGCGTGTGCGGTAATTGACCACAACTGTCGATATTGTAATGAGGGACGGTTTCCTTTCAAAACTAAAGCAAATACTGCAAGTAGAGAAATCCCTAGATAAGCAAGGCCGGCAAGTCCCGAATAAAGCAAGCCTGTCAAAATAACTAATAAAACAGGCAGGAACGATTGTAAATCAGAAAAACGATTAGAAAGATCGTCTTTAGATAATTCATTTAAACCAAGTAGTGTATAGGAAATGGTTTGGGTTGTTCCGTTGGAGACAAAAAAGAATTGATCCCTTTGCAAGACAACCGCTTCAGAAAGTTGTATTAATTGCTCTTCTGAAAAAGAATTTGTTGGATCAATAATGACAACACCTTCATTAAGCTCATCAGAGTAATAATAATCGTCTATATCGGCTTGTAAACGACCGTCTGAAATTTGAAAAGCCGGCAGGTCATCTAAAAGTAGATTGTTTAATTTTTCAACTGCAGAGTAAGTGGTTGTATTGAAACTAATAAAATAAGGGACGCTTGCCACAAATACAATGAATAGAACATATCCAATAGTCGTAGTAATCGGTCGGAAACGACTATATGCAATTACTTTTTTATTATAAAAAGATTTAATAAACCATTCCCAAAAATTCAGGGTAATCACCTCTTTCATTTCTCTGCTATTTTAACGAAAGTCGCATTGAAATGCTATGAACTTTTCTTGAGTATTTTAAGACGATTTTCCCTCAAAGATAATTTTTATTTTTTATTGTTTACAAAACGATTATAAATGCTTAATAATAGACAGAGTGTCCATGTTGATGTTTGTCGAAATTGGGCCTAAAAATGTACCTTATGAAGATGAAGGGATGAGGATTTGTGGATTTACAAACGCTCTTGTTCATGTTTTTCGGTGGTCTTGGGATCTTCCTGTTTGGGATCAAATATATGGGAGATGGACTACAGAAAGTCGCTGGAGAAGGTCTTAGAGATTTACTAGATAAATTTACGACTAATCCACTTATGGGAGTTATTGCGGGGCTTTTTGTTACTGTCCTCCTACAAACGAGTACAGGAACAACAGTCTTAACGATTGGACTTGTTAATGCCGGGTTTATGACGTTAAAGCAAGCGATTGGTGTTATTATGGGGGCAAATATTGGAACGACTGTAACGGCCTTCATTATCGGAATCAAAATTTCAGCTTACGCGTTACCTATTATCGCTCTAGGGGCAGCGCTTATTTTCTTTTTCAAAGCAAAGAAAATAAACAATTATGGGCAAGTTGTGTTTGGTTTTGGGGCTTTATTTTATGGTTTAGAGTTAATGGGGACAGGTTTAAAACCGCTTCGGGAATTAGAAGCTTTCGCGGAGTTAACGGTTAGCATGAGTGATAACCCGTTACTTGGTGTTTTAATTGGAACCATTTTTACTGTTGCTGTACAAAGCTCAAGTGCATCAATAGGTCTTCTTCAACAGTTATATGATCAAGGAGCAATGGGGTTAAGTGCTGCCTTACCAGTTTTATTCGGTGATAATATTGGAACAACGATTACGGCAATTTTAGCTTCGATTGGAGCATCTGTTGCTGCAAAACGAGCTGCTTTAACCCATGTTATCTTTAACTTAATTGGGACGATTATTGTTTTAATACTCTTCCAACCGTTCCTACAATTAATTGGTTACCTCGCAGTAGAGCTTGGATTGAATCGTCCAATGACGATTGCTTTTGCTCATGGTATTTTTAATGTGTCGAACACATTAATTCAATTGCCTTTTATTGCTGTGCTAGCAATAATTGTAACCAAACTAGTTCCAGGTGAGGAGTACAGCATTGAATACAAGGCAAAGCATCTTGATCCTAGATTTATCGGGAGTTCACCGGCCATCGCGTTAGGTCAAGCGAAACAAGAGGTTTTACGTATGGCTGAGTTTGCTGAAAGAGGGTTAACTGAAGTCAGTCAATACTTAGAAAATGGTCAAAAGCGACATGCGGAAATGTCTGTTCAATTTGAAGATGCAATAAATAATTTAGATAGAAAAATAACAGATTATTTAATTCAAATTTCCTCACGATCTCTTTCCGCTCAAGATTCAAAAATGCATTCAATCCTGATGGATACAGTTCGAGATATTGAGCGAATTGGTGATCATATTGAAAACATTGTTGAGTTAAAAGATTATCAAAAAGCGAATAAAGTCGTTATTTCTGATAAGGCACTTGAAGATTTGCGTGAAATGTCAGAATTGACACTCTCAACCTTAAAAGAGTCTATCAAAGCATTG
Proteins encoded:
- a CDS encoding Na/Pi cotransporter family protein, whose translation is MDLQTLLFMFFGGLGIFLFGIKYMGDGLQKVAGEGLRDLLDKFTTNPLMGVIAGLFVTVLLQTSTGTTVLTIGLVNAGFMTLKQAIGVIMGANIGTTVTAFIIGIKISAYALPIIALGAALIFFFKAKKINNYGQVVFGFGALFYGLELMGTGLKPLRELEAFAELTVSMSDNPLLGVLIGTIFTVAVQSSSASIGLLQQLYDQGAMGLSAALPVLFGDNIGTTITAILASIGASVAAKRAALTHVIFNLIGTIIVLILFQPFLQLIGYLAVELGLNRPMTIAFAHGIFNVSNTLIQLPFIAVLAIIVTKLVPGEEYSIEYKAKHLDPRFIGSSPAIALGQAKQEVLRMAEFAERGLTEVSQYLENGQKRHAEMSVQFEDAINNLDRKITDYLIQISSRSLSAQDSKMHSILMDTVRDIERIGDHIENIVELKDYQKANKVVISDKALEDLREMSELTLSTLKESIKALEHVDGDLARSVLEKEEQIDKMERKLRKQHIKRVNEGKCSGAAGIVFVDIVSNLERIGDHSVNIAEVVIGEEN
- a CDS encoding DUF1189 domain-containing protein; translated protein: MKEVITLNFWEWFIKSFYNKKVIAYSRFRPITTTIGYVLFIVFVASVPYFISFNTTTYSAVEKLNNLLLDDLPAFQISDGRLQADIDDYYYSDELNEGVVIIDPTNSFSEEQLIQLSEAVVLQRDQFFFVSNGTTQTISYTLLGLNELSKDDLSNRFSDLQSFLPVLLVILTGLLYSGLAGLAYLGISLLAVFALVLKGNRPSLQYRQLWSITAHALTLPVILLYWMDSLLFPIPFSAFFLSTLIIVLIAVWSIPKPKQKAR